A single Tamandua tetradactyla isolate mTamTet1 chromosome X, mTamTet1.pri, whole genome shotgun sequence DNA region contains:
- the LOC143670144 gene encoding melanoma-associated antigen 10-like, giving the protein MPRSLKSRLCKLQKILEAQREAQGLAGAQVPAAEGEKTSSSSCSPTSLIPGTPKEVPATETPNIPQGPQIACSSPAIAPLSKSGEGSSNQEEDTSTSQAPPHAESLLSGVLDDKVIDMIMFLNAKYVTKEPITKADMLNNVSKEYKDHFPVIFKKACEYMQVVFGIDVKEVDPTSHSYVLVNVLDLTYDGSVSDDGGMPKTGLLILILGVIFLEGNCAPEEKIWEVLHIIDVYAGLKDIIYGEPRKLITEDLVQEKYLEYRQVPGSDPARYEFLWGPRAHAETSKMKVLEFFARANGTDSRAFPALYEEALRDEKERAQARIAAMTETTAMVSESSSAPPSTF; this is encoded by the coding sequence ATGCCTCGCAGTCTCAAGAGTCGGCTCTGCAAGCTTCAGAAAATCCTTGAGGCCCAAAGGGAGGCACAGGGCCTGGCAGGTGCACAGGTTCCTGCAGCTGAGGGGGAGAAGACCTCATCCTCCTCTTGCTCTCCCACTTCTCTGATCCCAGGCACCCCAAAGGAGGTGCCTGCTACTGAGACACCAAATATTCCCCAGGGTCCCCAGATAGCCTGCTCCTCCCCTGCCATTGCCCCACTGAGCAAATCAGGTGAGGGTTCCAGCAACCAAGAAGAGGATACAAGTACCTCTCAGGCCCCACCACATGCTGAGTCCTTACTCAGTGGTGTGCTAGATGATAAGGTGATTGATATGATAATGTTCCTGAATGCCAAGTATGTAACAAAAGAGCCCATCACAAAGGCAGATATGCTGAATAATGTCAGCAAAGAGTACAAGGATCACTTCCCTGTGATCTTTAAGAAAGCCTGTGAGTACATGCAGGTAGTCTTTGGCATTGATGTGAAGGAAGTGGACCCCACCAGTCACTCCTATGTGCTCGTCAACGTGCTAGACCTCACCTACGACGGGAGTGTGAGCGATGACGGGGGCATGCCCAAGACCGGCCTCCTGATTCTTATACTGGGTGTGATCTTCCTGGAGGGCAACTGTGCCCCTGAGGAGAAGATCTGGGAGGTGCTGCATATAATCGATGTATATGCTGGGTTGAAGGATATCATATATGGGGAGCCCAGGAAGCTCATCACCGAAGATCTGGTGCAGGAAAAGTACCTAGAGTACCGGCAGGTGCCTGGCAGTGATCCTGCACGCTATGAGTTCCTGTGGGGTCCCAGGGCCCACGCAGAAACCAGCAAGATGAAAGTGCTGGAGTTTTTTGCCAGGGCCAATGGGACAGACTCCCGTGCCTTTCCAGCCCTGTATGAGGAGGCTTTGAGAGATGAGAAGGAGAGAGCCCAAGCCAGAATTGCTGCCATGACTGAGACTACTGCCATGGTCAGTGAAAGTTCCAGTGCCCCACCCAGCACCTTTTGA